The genomic interval TCGATATGCACGTGTTTAGACAAGTCTTTGAGAAACTGAGGAATATCAAGCCCCAAATCGTTGGCGTACTCTACAAGGTAGCCGTTCTCTAACTTCTGTTGATGAATAAATAAAGTATCGTGCATTGACCAAAACTGTCCCTGGGCGGCAGCGGCTTCAGCAACTTCGGCGGCTCGTTGAGCATGAGGATGAATCTGTGTTTGTGGAAAATGACGGAAGACAAAGCATAAATAATCTTCTCCAAGAGAAGCACTATGATCTTGTTGGAGCCGTTTAATCAGCTTGTAAGCGTCCGCACTTCCAGTGTCTTGATAGTCTCCATACATCACCAGCACGACCTTTGCACTCAGCACACCTTGCATCCAATCTTGGGTTGACGGTGGGACAAGTAAGGAACTGTGGCTGCGATCGTCGTTCATTTTTTACGTTTGTAGTAAGCATAGAATCTTACGATTGACTTGCTCAATTCATTGATTGCATCTTTATTTGCATACATTCAATATAGGAAATCACCTTTAAGCTGTCGTCTATAGCGAGTTAAAAGTTTGACAGTACAAATTGATAGAATAACCATTCCATC from Kovacikia minuta CCNUW1 carries:
- a CDS encoding DsbA family protein, whose amino-acid sequence is MNDDRSHSSLLVPPSTQDWMQGVLSAKVVLVMYGDYQDTGSADAYKLIKRLQQDHSASLGEDYLCFVFRHFPQTQIHPHAQRAAEVAEAAAAQGQFWSMHDTLFIHQQKLENGYLVEYANDLGLDIPQFLKDLSKHVHIDRINEDIEGGIRSGVTTAPALFINNIRYAGRWRMTELMATIVAANHYFNQ